In Gossypium raimondii isolate GPD5lz chromosome 12, ASM2569854v1, whole genome shotgun sequence, a single window of DNA contains:
- the LOC105762465 gene encoding proline-rich receptor-like protein kinase PERK8, which translates to MTTRKRRESVQRLIVVLEGEKVTAADKTGIVPLEKASTYMSNNTVDEILVLTLLSVDCSGPSSSKGFRRDHRCNHTCEDDPRVRFLRDQVNQKKENYRRILRPFYERCKSNGVKFMVKVAAGYQPKDIITEEANNVGATWIIIDSCFTKHLTFRLSGTGCNVSLVSDEDRAIVDDHWIAEDESSECSTLMEVIHNPKSPKLIKGSTSKEKMVIWPSTGKEMKPEPLQENEAGHNLPCSNFSSRVSAADFTVKRPQELSWEEITQITKRFSTRTRNEHEKNYSTYIGYFDHQSVFVKRFVPHSGCILEAEMKAALFMNHKNITVITGFHQSENGTILIFPLLQGMSLDRYIWGSERKKLKFQARLNIAIAIAQGVRYMHEECPQWPVVHGDLRPQNIFLRLDLQPMILGFGKATWLHNEQLSFNSKNGFLKDPLGHETTELVKCDVLSFGILLLRLFCRTSAPEDDKSLVEWARPLMLQRKFYELLEEDSEWSDLHGIYRVMTAATACTRTKPVSRPYMSQL; encoded by the exons ATGACGACTAGAAAAAGGAGGGAGAGTGTACAAAGATTGATTGTTGTTTTAGAAGGAGAAAAAGTCACCGCCGCCGACAAGACAGGCATCGTACCACTGGAGAAGGCTTCGACGTACATGAGTAATAATACGGTGGATGAGATTTTAGTTCTCACCCTTCTCTCCGTCGATTGTTCCGGACCATCTTCCAGCAAAGGTTTTCGTAGAGATCATAGGTGCAATCATACATGTGAAGATGATCCCCGCGTCAGGTTCCTTCGTGATCAAGTCAACCAAAAAAAGGAGAATTATAGGCGAATTTTGAGACCCTTCTATGAGAGATGCAAAAGCAATGGA GTGAAGTTTATGGTAAAAGTTGCTGCAGGCTACCAACCAAAGGATATCATAACAGAAGAGGCCAACAATGTTGGTGCTACTTGGATTATTATTGATAG TTGTTTTACCAAACACTTAACTTTCCGGTTGAGTGGCACCGGATGTAATGTATCACTGGTGAGTGATGAGGATAGAGCCATTGTTGATGATCATTGGATTGCAGAGGATGAGTCATCAGAATGTTCTACGCTGATGGAAGTAATACATAATCCCAAGTCTCCAAAGCTGATAAAGGGATCAACATCGAAAGAGAAGATGGTCATTTGGCCAAGCACCGGTAAGGAAATGAAGCCAGAGCCACTTCAAGAAAACGAAGCCGGTCATAATCTTCCTTGTAGTAACTTCAGCTCAAGAGTTTCCGCGGCTGATTTTACAGTAAAAAGGCCGCAGGAGCTAAGTTGGGAAGAGATTACacaaataacaaaaaggttTTCAACAAGGACTAGGAATGAACATGAGAAAAATTATAGCACCTATATTGGATACTTCGACCATCAATCTGTATTTGTAAAGAGGTTTGTTCCACACTCTGGATGCATTCTTGAAGCAGAAATGAAAGCAGCCTTGTTTATGAACCATAAGAACATAACGGTTATTACGGGTTTCCATCAGAGCGAAAACGGAACAATTTTGATCTTTCCTCTCCTACAAGGAATGTCATTAGATAGATACATTTGGG GCTCGGAAAGAAAGAAGTTGAAATTTCAAGCCAGACTGAATATTGCCATAGCTATAGCACAAGGCGTTCGATACATGCACGAAGAATGTCCACAATGGCCAGTTGTCCATGGCGACTTGCGGCCCCAAAACATTTTTCTAAGACTTGATTTGCAGCCTATG attttggGTTTTGGAAAGGCTACATGGCTTCACAATGAACAACTATCCTTTAACTCCAAGAATGG GTTCCTCAAGGATCCTTTAGGTCACGAAACAACAGAACTAGTGAAATGCGATGTCTTATCGTTCGGGATTCTGCTATTGAGACTGTTTTGCCGGACATCGGCACCTGAGGATGACAAAAGTTTAGTTGAGTGG GCTCGGCCTTTGATGCTacaaagaaaattctatgaGCTATTAGAGGAAGACTCAGAGTGGTCAGACCTACATGGAATTTATAGAGTCATGACTGCTGCAACTGCATGTACAAGGACCAAGCCGGTTTCTCGACCCTATATGAGTCAG CTATGA